In one Lycium barbarum isolate Lr01 chromosome 7, ASM1917538v2, whole genome shotgun sequence genomic region, the following are encoded:
- the LOC132603857 gene encoding hydroxymethylglutaryl-CoA synthase-like, with the protein MAPQQQQKNVGILAMEIYFPPTCIQQEILEAHDGASKGKYTIGLGQDCMGFCTEVEDVISMSLTAVTSLLEKYAIDPKQVGRLEVGSETVIDKSKSIKTFLMQIFEKCGNTDIEGVDSTNACYGGTAALFNCVNWVESSSWDGHYGLVVCTDSAVYAEGPARPTGGAAAIAMLIGPDAPIVFESKIRASHMAHVYDFYKPILDSEYPVVDGKLSQTCYLMALDSCYKILCDKYEKLEGNQFSISDAAYFVFHSPYNKLVQKSFARLVFNDFMRNASSIDESAKEKLAPFSSLSGDESYQSRDLEKASQQVAKPFYDEKVQPTTLIPKQVGNMYTASLYAAFASLLHNKHNTLAGQRVVLFSYGSGSTATMFSLKLNEGQHPFSLSNIASVMNVAEKLKSRNEFTPEKFVEIMKLMEHRYGAKDFVTSKDCSLLAPGTYYLTEVDSKYRRFYAKKVAENGVANGH; encoded by the exons atggcaCCTCAACAACAACAGAAGAATGTTGGAATCCTCGCTATGGAAATTTACTTTCCTCCTACTTGCATTCAACAG GAAATATTGGAAGCTCATGATGGAGCAAGCAAAGGTAAATACACAATTGGTCTTGGACAAGATTGCATGGGATTTTGCACTGAGGTTGAAGATGTTATATCAATGAG TTTAACAGCTGTTACTTCCCTTTTGGAGAAGTATGCTATTGATCCAAAGCAAGTTGGTAGATTGGAAGTTGGAAGTGAGACTGTTATCGATAAAAGTAAATCCATCAAGACGTTCCTGATGCAAATATTTGAG AAATGTGGGAATACTGACATTGAAGGAGTTGACTCAACTAATGCATGCTATGGTGGAACTGCTGCATTGTTCAACTGTGTGAATTGGGTGGAGAGCTCTTCATGGGATGGACACTATGGACTTGTTGTATGCACAGATAGTGCG GTCTATGCTGAGGGACCTGCTAGGCCAACTGGAGGAGCTGCTGCCATTGCTATGCTAATTGGCCCTGATGCCCCTATTGTTTTTGAAAGCAAGATCAGGGCTAGTCATATGGCTCATGTCTATGATTTTTACAAGCCCATCCTAGACAGTGAATATCCA GTAGTTGATGGAAAGCTTTCACAAACTTGTTATCTCATGGCACTTGATTCTTGCTACAAGATCTTGTGCGACAA ATACGAGAAATTGGAAGGCAATCAGTTTTCGATTTCTGATGCAGCCTACTTTGTGTTCCATTCACCATACAACAAG CTTGTACAGAAGAGCTTTGCTCGGTTGGTATTCAATGACTTTATGAGGAATGCTAG CTCCATCGATGAATCTGCTAAAGAAAAGCTAGCCCCATTTTCGTCCCTAAGTGGTGATGAAAGCTACCAAAGCCGTGATCTTGAGAAG GCATCCCAGCAAGTTGCAAAACCGTTTTACGATGAGAAGGTTCAACCTACCACATTAATACCAAAACAAGTTGGCAACATGTACACTGCTTCTCTGTATGCGGCTTTTGCATCACTCCTTCACAATAAGCACAACACATTG GCTGGACAACGGGTAGTTTTGTTCTCCTATGGTAGTGGATCGACTGCAACAATGTTCTCACTCAAGCTTAATGAAGGTCAACATCCATTTAGCTTGTCAAATATTGCAAGTGTGATGAATGTTGCAGAGAAATTGAAATCAAGAAATGAG TTCACTCCCGAAAAATTTGTTGAAATAATGAAACTAATGGAGCACAGATATGGAGCCAAGGACTTTGTCACTAGCAAAGATTGTAGCCTTCTAGCTCCAGGAACTTACTACCTCACAGAGGTTGATTCCAAGTACAGAAGATTTTATGCCAAGAAAGTTGCTGAGAATGGAGTGGCCAACGGTCACTGA